In Pongo abelii isolate AG06213 chromosome X, NHGRI_mPonAbe1-v2.0_pri, whole genome shotgun sequence, one DNA window encodes the following:
- the NXF3 gene encoding nuclear RNA export factor 3 isoform X1, whose product MSLPSGHNMGHTDQVVQRRARCWDIYQRRFSSRSEPVNPGMHSSSHQQQDGDAAMHGAHMDSPVRYTPYAISPYNRKGSFRKQDQTHVNMEREQKPPERRMEGNMPDGTLGSWFKITVPFGIKYNEKWLLNLIQNECSVPFVPVEFHYENMHASFFVENASIACALKNVSGKIWDENNEKISIFVNPAGIPHFVQRELKSEKVEQIKLAVNQPCDVSQEALDIQRLPFYPDMMNHDTTMASNPRKCMAASLHVHEKNIPTVMSSGEMDKWKGIEPGEKCADRSPVCTTLSDNSSNINSILELFPKLLCLDGQQSPRATLCGTEAHKRLPTCKGGFFGSEMLKNLVLQFLQQYYLIYDSGDRQGLLSAYHDEACFSMSIPFNPEDSAPSSLCKYFKDSRNIKITKDPYLRGELLKHTKRDIVDSLSALPKTQHDLSSFLVDMWCQTEWMLCFSVNGMFKEVEGQSQGSVLAFTRTFIATPGSSSSLCIVNDKLFVWDTGHQGTQSALFTPVPTAFSSSVPAFSQEQQKTVQVFSAQSGMNYQLPQNCLHNNQCDYVRAPHVLARPKMYFPVTEPGDLAGAKKPKPNSQG is encoded by the exons GTCACACTGATCAAGTTGTTCAAAGAAGAGCAAGATGTTGGGATATTTACCAAAGGAGATTTAGCAGTAGGTCTGAACCTGTCAATCCTGGCATGCATTCTTCATCCCATCAGCAGCAAGATGGAGATGCAGCAATGCATGGTGCCCACATGGACTCTCCAGTAAGATA CACTCCCTATGCTATTTCACCCTATAATCGGAAAGGCAGTTTTCGTAAACAAGACCAAACCCATGTTAACATGGAGAGAGAGCAAAAACCTCCAGAGAGAAGAATGGAGGGGAACATGCCGGATGGGACCTTAGGTAGCTGGTTCAAGATCACA GTTCCCTTCGGCATAAAATACAATGAGAAGTGGCTGCTGAATTTGATTCAGAACGAATGTAGTGTACCCTTCGTCCCAGTTGAG TTTCACTATGAAAACATGCATGCCAGCTTCTTTGTGGAGAATGCCAGCATCGCCTGTGCACTGAAGAATGTCAGTGGCAAGATTTGGGATGAGAATAATGAAAAG ATATCAATCTTTGTCAACCCTGCTGGTATACCCCACTTTGTGCAGAGGGAGCTAAAGTCAGAAAAGGTGGAGCAGATAAAG CTGGCCGTGAACCAACCGTGTGATGTCTCCCAGGAAGCTCTTGATATCCAGAGACTCCCATTTTACCCAG ACATGATGAACCATGATACTACAATGGCATCGAATCCTAGAAAGTGCATGGCTGCCTCCCTGCACGTCCATGAAAAGAACATACCTACG GTGATGTCTTCAGGGGAGATGGACAAGTGGAAAGGGATAGAGCCAGGAGAGAAGTGTGCGGACAGAAGCCCAGTGTGCACAACCTTATCGGATAACTCCAGCAACATAAA CTCCATCCTGGAATTGTTCCCCAAATTATTATGCCTG GATGGCCAGCAGTCACCCAGAGCAACTCTATGTGGTACTGAAGCCCACAAGAGGTTACCAACCTGTAAG GGAGGCTTCTTTGGATCTGAGATGTTGAAGAATCTGGTCCTGCAATTCCTGCAGCA GTATTACTTGATCTATGACTCTGGAGATCGACAGGGTCTCCTTAGTGCTTACCACGATGAGGCCTGCTTCTCCATGAGCATTCCCTTCAATCCTGAGGACTCAGCCCC GAGCAGCTTGTGCAAGTACTTCAAGGATAGCaggaatataaaaattaccaaGGACCCCT ACCTGCGGGGGGAGCTGCTGAAGCACACAAAACGTGATATTGTGGACTCCCTCAGTGCGTTGCCTAAAACTCAGCATGACCTCAGCTCCTTCCTGGTGGACATGTGGTGTCAGACG GAATGGATGCTCTGCTTTTCTGTCAACGGGATGTTCAAGGAAG TGGAAGGACAGTCTCAGGGTTCTGTTCTCGCCTTCACCCGGACCTTCATTGCTACCCCTGGCAGCAGTTCCAG TCTGTGCATCGTGAATGACAAGCTCTTTGTGTGGGATACCGGCCACCAAGGGACCCAGAGTGCCTTGTTCACCCCAGTGCCCACAGCCTTCTCCAGCTCCGTGCCTGCCTTCTCACAGGAGCAGCAGAAAACGGTGCAGGTTTTCTCTGCCCAGTCTGGGATGAACTACCAGTTGCCTCAGAA CTGCCTTCATAACAACCAGTGTGACTACGTCAGAGCTCCTCATGTTCTTGCACGGCCCAAG ATGTATTTCCCTGTGACTGAACCAGGAGATCTGGCTGGAGCTAAGAAGCCGAAGCCCAACTCACAGGGCTGA
- the NXF3 gene encoding nuclear RNA export factor 3 isoform X2 codes for MSLPSGHNMGHTDQVVQRRARCWDIYQRRFSSRSEPVNPGMHSSSHQQQDGDAAMHGAHMDSPVRYTPYAISPYNRKGSFRKQDQTHVNMEREQKPPERRMEGNMPDGTLGSWFKITVPFGIKYNEKWLLNLIQNECSVPFVPVEFHYENMHASFFVENASIACALKNVSGKIWDENNEKISIFVNPAGIPHFVQRELKSEKVEQIKLAVNQPCDVSQEALDIQRLPFYPDMMNHDTTMASNPRKCMAASLHVHEKNIPTVMSSGEMDKWKGIEPGEKCADRSPVCTTLSDNSSNINSILELFPKLLCLDGQQSPRATLCGTEAHKRLPTCKGGFFGSEMLKNLVLQFLQQYYLIYDSGDRQGLLSAYHDEACFSMSIPFNPEDSAPSSLCKYFKDSRNIKITKDPYLRGELLKHTKRDIVDSLSALPKTQHDLSSFLVDMWCQTEWMLCFSVNGMFKEVEGQSQGSVLAFTRTFIATPGSSSSLCIVNDKLFVWDTGHQGTQSALFTPVPTAFSSSVPAFSQEQQKTLPS; via the exons GTCACACTGATCAAGTTGTTCAAAGAAGAGCAAGATGTTGGGATATTTACCAAAGGAGATTTAGCAGTAGGTCTGAACCTGTCAATCCTGGCATGCATTCTTCATCCCATCAGCAGCAAGATGGAGATGCAGCAATGCATGGTGCCCACATGGACTCTCCAGTAAGATA CACTCCCTATGCTATTTCACCCTATAATCGGAAAGGCAGTTTTCGTAAACAAGACCAAACCCATGTTAACATGGAGAGAGAGCAAAAACCTCCAGAGAGAAGAATGGAGGGGAACATGCCGGATGGGACCTTAGGTAGCTGGTTCAAGATCACA GTTCCCTTCGGCATAAAATACAATGAGAAGTGGCTGCTGAATTTGATTCAGAACGAATGTAGTGTACCCTTCGTCCCAGTTGAG TTTCACTATGAAAACATGCATGCCAGCTTCTTTGTGGAGAATGCCAGCATCGCCTGTGCACTGAAGAATGTCAGTGGCAAGATTTGGGATGAGAATAATGAAAAG ATATCAATCTTTGTCAACCCTGCTGGTATACCCCACTTTGTGCAGAGGGAGCTAAAGTCAGAAAAGGTGGAGCAGATAAAG CTGGCCGTGAACCAACCGTGTGATGTCTCCCAGGAAGCTCTTGATATCCAGAGACTCCCATTTTACCCAG ACATGATGAACCATGATACTACAATGGCATCGAATCCTAGAAAGTGCATGGCTGCCTCCCTGCACGTCCATGAAAAGAACATACCTACG GTGATGTCTTCAGGGGAGATGGACAAGTGGAAAGGGATAGAGCCAGGAGAGAAGTGTGCGGACAGAAGCCCAGTGTGCACAACCTTATCGGATAACTCCAGCAACATAAA CTCCATCCTGGAATTGTTCCCCAAATTATTATGCCTG GATGGCCAGCAGTCACCCAGAGCAACTCTATGTGGTACTGAAGCCCACAAGAGGTTACCAACCTGTAAG GGAGGCTTCTTTGGATCTGAGATGTTGAAGAATCTGGTCCTGCAATTCCTGCAGCA GTATTACTTGATCTATGACTCTGGAGATCGACAGGGTCTCCTTAGTGCTTACCACGATGAGGCCTGCTTCTCCATGAGCATTCCCTTCAATCCTGAGGACTCAGCCCC GAGCAGCTTGTGCAAGTACTTCAAGGATAGCaggaatataaaaattaccaaGGACCCCT ACCTGCGGGGGGAGCTGCTGAAGCACACAAAACGTGATATTGTGGACTCCCTCAGTGCGTTGCCTAAAACTCAGCATGACCTCAGCTCCTTCCTGGTGGACATGTGGTGTCAGACG GAATGGATGCTCTGCTTTTCTGTCAACGGGATGTTCAAGGAAG TGGAAGGACAGTCTCAGGGTTCTGTTCTCGCCTTCACCCGGACCTTCATTGCTACCCCTGGCAGCAGTTCCAG TCTGTGCATCGTGAATGACAAGCTCTTTGTGTGGGATACCGGCCACCAAGGGACCCAGAGTGCCTTGTTCACCCCAGTGCCCACAGCCTTCTCCAGCTCCGTGCCTGCCTTCTCACAGGAGCAGCAGAAAACG CTGCCTTCATAA